From one Deinococcota bacterium genomic stretch:
- a CDS encoding MGMT family protein — MRGFEAAPDPAFRDPAFRDPAFRDKVIALVASIPPGRVASYGQVARLAGQPRGARLIGGILRHAGDTLPWQRVINKDGGISTYKVGAGELQRALLEAEGVVFGADGRCDLGVYGWEPEESGS; from the coding sequence GTGAGAGGCTTCGAGGCCGCACCCGACCCGGCCTTTCGCGACCCGGCCTTTCGCGACCCAGCCTTTCGCGACAAGGTCATCGCCCTGGTGGCGAGCATTCCACCGGGCCGGGTCGCCAGCTACGGCCAGGTCGCGCGGCTGGCTGGCCAGCCGCGCGGGGCGCGCCTCATCGGCGGCATCCTCCGCCATGCCGGCGACACCCTGCCCTGGCAGCGGGTCATCAACAAGGACGGCGGCATCTCGACCTACAAGGTGGGCGCGGGCGAGCTGCAGCGAGCCTTGCTCGAGGCCGAGGGTGTCGTCTTCGGCGCCGACGGGCGCTGCGACCTAGGGGTCTACGGCTGGGAGCCGGAGGAGAGCGGGAGCTAG